The Gemmatimonadota bacterium genome segment ATTCAAAAAAGAAAATAAAAAAAGACGCCGCATCAGAATCGAACGACGTCAATTTCCACTTTAATACACTTCCTTTTTCGCATATACTACCAGACCCTGTAAAACCGTTAAAAGGAGTCCACAGTGTTGAGCGACCAGCAAAAAGCGTACTTTGATACTTTTGGATTTCTGGCTCTGCGTCGGGTCTTCTCATCTGCTGAAATGAAGGTGATCACCGCTGAGGCGGAATCTCTGTGGCGTGAAGATTTGCAAACGCGCCCTGAAGCGACCAGCTATCAAGCCATTGTGCCCTTTATCGAAAGACGCCCCATCTTATCACAATTGCCCCGGGACGACCGCATCTGGGAACCCATCGAAGATCTATTGGGACCGGGTTTTGTATGGGGGCAATCTGAAGGCAATCGCGGTAGTTTTAACGAGACCAACAACCACGAGTGGCACAGCGATCGGGCCGGGCAGATCGATCTGAACTACACGCGCATCAAAATTATGATATATCTACAGGAGATGGATCGAGATACGGGCGCGCTGCGGGTCATCCCGGGTTCCCATTTGCCCCATTTTCACTGCCCCTTGCTGGCACTTCAGCCCCAGACATCGGGCACCAGTATGGACGTTTTTGGCGTGCGTGGTAATGAATTACCGGGTTATATTTTATCGGTCAAACCGGGCGATCTGATCTTCTTCAATCAATACCTGTACCACGCAGTGTACGACAAGCGAGAAGGGCGCAGTTATATTGCGATGAAATTCGCCTCTCGACCCGAAACCTCTGTACACTACGAAGCCCTGTGCAAACACAATCAGGGTGCCGACAGGCTGCACGATCACTTCCGAAACAGCGATCATCCACGCATTCGCGCTATGGTCAAAAATCTGCTCACCTGGGAGCGGCAGCCCTGAAAACCCAATTGACATTTGGGTATATCTTCGCCTAATTTAAGCGATTTTACACACACAATATTGAAGGGAGTCACCA includes the following:
- a CDS encoding phytanoyl-CoA dioxygenase family protein, whose amino-acid sequence is MSDQQKAYFDTFGFLALRRVFSSAEMKVITAEAESLWREDLQTRPEATSYQAIVPFIERRPILSQLPRDDRIWEPIEDLLGPGFVWGQSEGNRGSFNETNNHEWHSDRAGQIDLNYTRIKIMIYLQEMDRDTGALRVIPGSHLPHFHCPLLALQPQTSGTSMDVFGVRGNELPGYILSVKPGDLIFFNQYLYHAVYDKREGRSYIAMKFASRPETSVHYEALCKHNQGADRLHDHFRNSDHPRIRAMVKNLLTWERQP